A genomic region of Methanothermobacter sp. CaT2 contains the following coding sequences:
- a CDS encoding Eco57I restriction-modification methylase domain-containing protein translates to MGRLFHDLLPPETRRILAAFYTNPIAADILAGLSIQRWYDKVIDPACGSGTLLVASYKVKEKKKGCHSQKVHRKFVEKDITGLDLMPFAAHLTAVNLSSQSIKTTTEKLRVGIMDSLSLSKKLYKKETCKISSFTKEVQSTFNSFNPRQVSLYKYSTSYSSGAVTADGKKYAQFKIKRRSFDACIANPPFSDREKMPDSYLSVLRSYNTLTEICGSQVNLWGYFFALCEYLVKNGGYIGFVIPINIFRGKATEKIREHLIKNYTIEYIIKAGKNVAFSENARFRDILLIARKKEPHDWDKVRFVILNENLHELTFRDAENIVKYIKGETFTAGKDLDVIDYDYKLIKDNNDNLMPLFGLSNTLSGNVLGEFQSIIKKKIGHILRKLKRTEIKEGFHASPAGISQMAFITNKFGNNRLKHAFLVLKDDKKDFTYFYIKNWPEKVFKTKKDDLRPALRTITDINRFDITETMDYIISKEFEGWRNVLKLSKFKKKDRFTYKIIKDKMKNKWTNMVTARRFRPNSKNTSLFAFYSDKKFVAPHTFKYILMEGTDAKINTLCLNSVLGIINLLLLREQTTEAYTDIMESDLILFDVVNTELLTEEQILQLLELYDELKQYEFPSLIDQFEKECEERVKLDTKFLEILGLKRELIGELLPRVYRCITKELKTN, encoded by the coding sequence ATGGGCAGATTATTTCATGACTTATTACCCCCTGAAACAAGAAGAATTTTGGCAGCGTTTTACACCAATCCAATCGCAGCAGACATCTTAGCGGGGCTATCAATACAAAGATGGTATGACAAGGTAATAGATCCTGCATGTGGTTCAGGCACACTTTTAGTAGCCTCATATAAAGTTAAAGAAAAGAAAAAAGGTTGTCATAGCCAGAAGGTCCACAGAAAATTTGTTGAAAAAGACATAACTGGTCTGGATCTGATGCCCTTCGCAGCACATTTGACAGCTGTTAATCTTTCATCTCAATCCATCAAGACAACAACAGAAAAATTAAGGGTTGGGATAATGGATTCACTCAGCCTCTCAAAAAAATTATATAAAAAGGAGACATGTAAGATATCCAGTTTTACCAAAGAAGTGCAAAGCACTTTTAATTCATTTAATCCCCGTCAAGTAAGCTTATACAAATACAGCACATCTTATTCCAGCGGTGCAGTTACAGCAGACGGAAAAAAATACGCTCAATTTAAAATAAAGAGAAGATCATTCGATGCTTGCATAGCAAACCCTCCTTTCTCTGATAGAGAGAAAATGCCTGATTCCTACTTAAGTGTTCTAAGATCCTACAATACCCTGACAGAAATCTGCGGTTCACAGGTTAACCTCTGGGGATATTTCTTTGCACTATGTGAATACTTGGTTAAAAACGGAGGGTATATAGGTTTTGTGATCCCCATAAACATTTTCAGGGGTAAAGCAACGGAAAAAATAAGAGAACATCTCATCAAGAATTATACGATAGAATACATAATCAAAGCAGGAAAAAACGTTGCATTCTCAGAGAATGCACGTTTTAGGGACATATTATTGATCGCGAGGAAGAAAGAACCACATGATTGGGATAAGGTTCGCTTTGTAATCTTAAATGAGAACCTACATGAACTAACGTTCCGGGATGCTGAAAATATAGTTAAATATATAAAAGGTGAGACCTTCACGGCTGGAAAAGATCTGGATGTCATTGATTATGACTATAAACTCATTAAAGATAACAATGATAATCTAATGCCTCTATTTGGACTTTCAAACACGTTATCAGGTAATGTTCTCGGGGAATTTCAATCAATAATTAAGAAGAAAATCGGTCATATACTGAGAAAATTAAAAAGAACTGAAATTAAAGAGGGTTTTCATGCATCACCTGCTGGCATCTCTCAAATGGCATTTATAACCAATAAATTCGGCAATAATAGATTAAAACATGCATTTCTAGTACTAAAAGATGATAAAAAAGACTTTACATATTTTTATATCAAGAATTGGCCTGAAAAAGTCTTTAAAACAAAAAAAGATGATTTAAGACCAGCATTAAGAACCATAACAGATATTAACAGATTTGACATTACGGAGACCATGGATTATATAATTAGTAAAGAATTTGAAGGATGGAGAAACGTTCTGAAACTCTCAAAATTTAAGAAAAAAGATAGATTCACTTATAAGATCATAAAAGATAAAATGAAGAATAAATGGACAAACATGGTCACAGCACGAAGATTTAGACCAAACTCTAAAAATACATCCCTATTTGCATTCTATTCTGATAAAAAATTCGTAGCACCCCATACATTCAAATATATACTCATGGAGGGGACTGATGCCAAGATAAACACACTCTGCTTAAATTCGGTGCTTGGAATAATTAATCTCCTCCTATTAAGAGAACAAACGACAGAAGCCTATACAGACATAATGGAATCAGATCTCATTCTCTTTGATGTAGTAAACACAGAGCTCTTGACAGAAGAACAAATACTACAGTTACTCGAATTGTATGATGAACTCAAACAATATGAATTCCCATCACTCATTGACCAGTTTGAGAAGGAATGTGAAGAAAGGGTCAAACTTGACACGAAATTCTTGGAAATACTGGGTCTAAAAAGAGAGCTTATTGGGGAATTACTTCCTAGAGTCTACAGGTGTATCACTAAAGAACTCAAAACTAATTAA
- a CDS encoding roadblock/LC7 domain-containing protein produces MIGRILKDLGRINGVNGSLVVGKDGLIIESEVPGDIDAELVAAMASAVFGTAERSAEEIKHEPLEQVMIEGKRGKTLMIDAGEGILVVITDVDVNLGMIRIEMKRSSERVADLLA; encoded by the coding sequence TTGATAGGGAGGATACTGAAGGACCTTGGAAGGATCAACGGTGTTAATGGATCCCTTGTTGTGGGTAAGGATGGTCTCATAATAGAGAGTGAAGTCCCCGGTGACATCGACGCCGAACTCGTGGCTGCAATGGCATCAGCAGTCTTCGGTACAGCCGAGAGGTCAGCCGAGGAGATAAAACATGAACCCCTGGAGCAGGTCATGATTGAGGGTAAACGTGGTAAGACCCTCATGATAGATGCAGGGGAGGGGATCCTCGTTGTCATAACGGATGTTGATGTGAACCTGGGTATGATAAGGATAGAGATGAAGAGAAGTTCTGAGAGGGTCGCTGACCTTCTCGCGTAA
- a CDS encoding H(2)-dependent methylenetetrahydromethanopterin dehydrogenase-related protein: protein MKVTVYGAGNQKLYTDELNLPEKYGGEAPYGGSRMAMEFAMAGHDVVLAEPSREVLDDEQWSMVEEAGVTVTDNDKEAASEAEIAVLFTPFGKGTFSIARDILPELPEGSVIANTCTVSPVVLYYVLEKELKLERTDIGISSMHPAAVPGTPQHGHYVIGGRPTAELDIATDEQIARCAELAESTGKKAYIVPADVTSAVADMGSLVTAVALSGVLDYYYVGTQIIKAPEEMVEKQILMTLQTMASLVETSGVDGMAAAINPELLVKSAGSMHLLDEQEELDAALQKLSDLNDDVMKWIEGADVKHTDLVAAQALTGELKTVMGDRAAEGTIRRCMRKMFE from the coding sequence ATGAAGGTGACAGTCTACGGTGCTGGTAATCAGAAGTTATATACCGATGAACTGAACCTCCCCGAGAAGTACGGAGGGGAGGCACCCTACGGTGGAAGCAGGATGGCCATGGAGTTTGCTATGGCCGGACATGACGTTGTACTGGCGGAGCCTTCAAGGGAGGTCCTCGACGATGAACAGTGGAGCATGGTCGAGGAAGCCGGTGTAACGGTAACAGATAATGATAAGGAGGCCGCCAGTGAAGCTGAAATAGCGGTACTCTTCACACCCTTCGGTAAGGGGACCTTCAGTATAGCCAGGGATATACTGCCTGAACTCCCTGAGGGCTCAGTCATAGCCAACACATGCACAGTATCCCCTGTGGTCCTCTACTACGTCCTCGAGAAGGAACTCAAACTGGAGAGGACCGACATCGGGATATCATCCATGCACCCGGCAGCCGTGCCAGGGACACCCCAGCATGGACACTACGTCATCGGAGGGAGACCCACAGCAGAACTGGACATTGCAACCGATGAACAGATAGCGAGATGCGCTGAACTCGCAGAGAGCACAGGAAAGAAGGCCTACATCGTACCCGCAGACGTTACCTCAGCGGTGGCCGATATGGGCTCACTGGTCACAGCCGTGGCACTCTCAGGTGTCCTGGATTACTACTACGTGGGTACACAGATCATAAAGGCCCCTGAGGAGATGGTTGAGAAGCAGATACTCATGACACTCCAGACAATGGCATCCCTGGTTGAGACATCAGGCGTTGACGGGATGGCAGCAGCCATCAACCCTGAGCTCCTCGTAAAGAGTGCAGGGTCAATGCACCTCCTGGATGAACAGGAGGAACTCGACGCAGCCCTTCAGAAGCTCTCAGACCTCAACGATGACGTCATGAAGTGGATTGAGGGCGCCGACGTTAAACACACAGACCTTGTGGCTGCACAGGCCCTCACAGGTGAACTGAAGACCGTCATGGGGGACCGTGCAGCTGAGGGTACCATAAGGAGATGCATGAGGAAGATGTTTGAATAG
- a CDS encoding potassium channel family protein, translated as MKDLQSRIRILLEVLLLVLMGLDGFALFISVFLPLQPGTLQAVVLLDLAVSLIVSAAYLIQPGLRESWRIPLVAIPFYFIGVKILGAPQHSPLLAALNLIKVAGLLMAVRDLAGSVGEFMRRSRLGYGVGLFVSVIFVFTILFYIVESPVNPLVVTYEDSLWYVLQTITTVGYGDIVPVTSLGRFTGMVIMFSAIASTSLITASATSTLLETLRGEQERIESRRRDEFREIKARISGLEERLDRIEEMLGELRRGP; from the coding sequence GTGAAAGATCTTCAGTCACGGATCAGAATATTACTTGAGGTCCTGTTACTTGTTCTGATGGGCCTTGATGGCTTTGCACTCTTCATCAGCGTATTCCTGCCACTGCAGCCCGGGACCCTCCAGGCCGTGGTCCTCCTTGACCTTGCGGTGAGTCTCATCGTCTCCGCTGCATACCTGATACAGCCAGGTTTACGTGAGAGCTGGAGGATCCCCCTGGTTGCCATACCCTTCTATTTCATCGGCGTTAAAATCCTTGGTGCGCCCCAGCACTCCCCTCTTCTTGCAGCCCTCAACCTTATAAAGGTTGCCGGTCTCCTGATGGCCGTCAGGGACCTTGCAGGTTCCGTCGGAGAGTTCATGAGGAGGAGCCGGCTGGGTTATGGGGTTGGGCTCTTCGTATCCGTGATATTCGTGTTCACCATACTCTTTTACATCGTCGAAAGCCCTGTCAACCCCCTGGTGGTGACCTATGAGGACTCACTCTGGTATGTGCTGCAGACCATAACCACCGTGGGCTACGGGGACATAGTACCTGTAACCTCCCTGGGCAGGTTCACGGGTATGGTCATAATGTTCAGTGCCATCGCATCCACGAGCCTCATAACAGCCTCAGCCACGTCCACGCTCCTTGAGACCCTCCGTGGGGAGCAGGAGAGGATAGAGTCAAGGAGGAGGGATGAGTTCAGGGAGATTAAAGCCAGAATCAGTGGACTGGAGGAGAGGCTTGACCGGATTGAGGAGATGCTGGGGGAGCTCAGGAGAGGGCCCTGA
- a CDS encoding heavy metal-binding domain-containing protein, whose protein sequence is MRRYRWAVLAVAAGLAAGLASAVVSVKFQLVIFGFNIMYIISPLLAGFVESYIAGRKYGASTGAVSAILVFLSVNIYGWLFPAEPIQWNVFTVGGLLLAFQAAFPTTVNFILAAAIMYALGLLGKGMGDRLTGGDGTVPLGYEAGGAGIGIAVGEAVGDPQDLDELRKLAVERMLSNAEAMGGRGAVDIQLKVTVIGSDIIAVTATGTATE, encoded by the coding sequence TTGAGAAGGTACAGGTGGGCCGTCCTGGCTGTGGCAGCCGGCCTCGCAGCGGGCCTGGCCTCTGCGGTGGTCTCTGTTAAGTTCCAGCTTGTCATATTCGGCTTCAACATAATGTACATAATATCACCCCTCCTGGCGGGCTTCGTGGAGTCCTACATCGCAGGAAGAAAATATGGGGCCAGCACCGGTGCTGTGAGCGCCATACTGGTATTCCTCTCTGTGAACATATATGGCTGGTTATTCCCTGCAGAACCCATCCAGTGGAATGTCTTCACGGTCGGGGGCCTCCTCCTGGCATTCCAGGCAGCATTCCCCACCACAGTGAACTTCATCCTTGCAGCTGCCATCATGTACGCCCTGGGACTCCTGGGTAAGGGTATGGGGGACAGATTAACAGGAGGAGATGGTACCGTACCCCTGGGATATGAGGCCGGCGGTGCAGGTATAGGTATAGCTGTGGGGGAGGCTGTTGGGGATCCACAGGACCTCGATGAACTCAGGAAACTTGCAGTTGAGAGGATGCTCTCCAATGCAGAGGCTATGGGTGGCAGGGGTGCTGTGGATATCCAGCTGAAGGTCACGGTCATCGGCAGCGACATCATAGCTGTGACCGCAACCGGCACAGCCACAGAATAG
- a CDS encoding YbjQ family protein, which yields MLMLTSQMIEGKRISRYHGIVTGDALIGANIYKDIFSGVRDVVGGRTSAYERELARARKLALSSMAEAAERLGAEAIIGVRLDYHNLGGTMGNTILVSATGTAVSLEDDD from the coding sequence ATGCTGATGCTGACTTCACAGATGATTGAGGGTAAGAGGATATCGAGGTACCATGGCATAGTCACAGGCGATGCCCTCATAGGCGCCAACATATACAAGGACATCTTCTCGGGTGTCAGGGATGTTGTGGGTGGCAGGACATCGGCCTATGAGAGGGAGCTTGCAAGGGCAAGGAAGCTTGCACTGTCCTCAATGGCAGAGGCTGCAGAGAGACTGGGTGCTGAAGCCATCATAGGGGTGCGCCTGGACTACCACAACCTGGGAGGGACCATGGGGAACACCATACTCGTATCAGCCACAGGTACAGCGGTATCCCTTGAAGATGATGACTGA
- a CDS encoding UvrD-helicase domain-containing protein gives MTGEIQLTDEQRRAVEHFTGPLLVVAGPGAGKTRIIVERVAHLMDERGAEPSSIVVITFTRKAADELKERIIRRVGGRAEEMQISTIHSFCNRILRMYPDHHPLGSNFHVLDEENQLMFIYEHREQLGLGNVQRERFPRIQAFFSECQENMVDLETLIEHHRRTGARKFEMTVAEAYQRYLNLMDEAGLLDFAGMQWRVVRLLENDRKVLDDLRSRYRFLMVDEYQDTNPIQERFLELLAGEECNLFAVGDEDQSIYGFRGSTPENFLGFEKKYGAEVVMLEKNFRSVPSIVDVTQRFMDGYRKYPKDIRPVRDSENRVFILDNPTHQDEPSNVVEIIRALVDHGVIPHQGYVTLLFRSVKHDAVEIMNELRREGIPFNVYGEGGFFDREEILYIMHLLHHTRRERRKIIRKLKYEHLEGEFMDLTPGSVNLILDMDEEELRGLREYREFREAGFTDPDDIRKLVALNSLIDSDLGVLERYYEILELTEYPHRLLERGDDESREKLYNLARFSSLIKDYERVSSEPCVEGLMEFIRMAMSRGVKKYDQILLENPYSVNMMTMHRAKGLEFPVVIICSVFNGKLPRKVQGRSELELPEELRRSTIRSDVMEEEEEEEEETEKEERRLFYVGMTRAQDMLIISATGNHRGRLGYSEFIEDLIESSRITSDRLGRIDPEDARIEIIKNSCQVEDIETREIFRISFTELNTYLTCPFRYMLLYEYGFDVPSTRDQLYGMAVHECLRRINRRLMRGETVTDDYLQELASHALRDIEMSPDGFRAFISKLKRYLDEIRSRASEIVSAEKPFSILRDCFMITGQTDLIIRNLEGGLELVDFKSMSGSGIHARDIELQLGVYRHALNLDFDGFLAYTFEDSEWHEIEPTEDMEGLLEDVAERIRREEFPPRENELCSLCIFHSICTSLHGKLEAGSGEEDDLRRAFRALDPEDMDGYVEAIEGITGYLRDSSDPEVRARAADYIGEAGDAVALDALREALSDPEEGVRIAARRAIERIKKAQRALKENYRTLICGRDFFRPKKIHTREGQFVVCRVCGHSKFLEDGVEEVVGIIGDEEYSWRQEDRLFISMWDEESKRARNADIDTLWVTDSDNMDYGWAINAVYQRLKNDVTRAKPLSEIPVTIRGDPQISEEEIDILRRFGEIRIG, from the coding sequence ATGACAGGGGAGATTCAGCTCACAGATGAACAGCGCAGAGCAGTTGAACACTTCACAGGACCCCTCCTGGTGGTCGCAGGACCCGGGGCAGGGAAGACCAGGATCATAGTGGAGAGGGTCGCCCACCTCATGGATGAGAGGGGTGCTGAACCATCATCCATCGTCGTGATAACCTTCACCAGGAAGGCCGCGGATGAACTCAAGGAGAGAATAATCAGACGTGTGGGTGGAAGGGCAGAGGAGATGCAGATATCCACAATACACTCCTTCTGCAACCGCATACTCCGGATGTACCCTGACCATCACCCCCTCGGTTCAAACTTTCATGTCCTGGATGAGGAAAACCAGCTCATGTTCATATACGAGCACAGGGAACAGCTGGGACTCGGCAATGTACAGAGGGAGAGGTTCCCCCGCATCCAGGCCTTCTTCAGCGAGTGCCAGGAGAACATGGTCGACCTCGAGACCCTGATAGAACACCACAGGAGGACAGGGGCCAGGAAGTTCGAGATGACCGTTGCAGAGGCCTACCAGAGGTACCTCAACCTCATGGACGAGGCCGGGCTGCTTGACTTCGCAGGGATGCAGTGGAGGGTCGTCAGACTCCTTGAAAACGACAGGAAGGTCCTGGATGACCTCAGGTCAAGGTACAGGTTCCTCATGGTGGACGAGTACCAGGACACCAACCCCATACAGGAGAGGTTCCTTGAACTCCTTGCGGGAGAGGAATGTAACCTGTTCGCTGTTGGAGACGAGGACCAGAGCATCTACGGTTTCAGGGGATCCACCCCTGAGAACTTCCTGGGCTTCGAGAAGAAGTACGGTGCCGAGGTCGTCATGCTTGAGAAGAACTTCAGATCGGTCCCCAGCATAGTTGACGTCACCCAGCGGTTCATGGATGGTTACAGGAAGTACCCCAAGGACATAAGGCCCGTGAGGGACTCAGAGAACAGGGTATTCATCCTGGACAACCCCACACACCAGGATGAACCCTCCAACGTGGTCGAGATAATAAGGGCCCTCGTTGACCATGGTGTCATCCCCCACCAGGGTTACGTGACCCTCCTCTTCAGGAGCGTGAAGCACGATGCAGTGGAGATAATGAATGAACTACGCAGGGAGGGCATACCCTTCAATGTATACGGTGAGGGAGGCTTCTTTGACCGGGAGGAAATACTCTACATCATGCACCTCCTCCACCACACCCGGAGGGAGAGGAGGAAGATAATCAGAAAACTGAAATACGAACACCTTGAGGGCGAGTTCATGGACCTGACCCCCGGCAGCGTCAACCTCATCCTGGACATGGATGAGGAGGAATTAAGGGGTCTCAGGGAGTACAGAGAATTCAGGGAGGCGGGATTCACAGACCCCGATGACATCAGGAAACTCGTGGCCCTCAACAGCCTCATAGACAGCGACCTCGGAGTTCTTGAGAGGTACTACGAGATCCTTGAACTGACAGAGTACCCCCACAGGCTCCTTGAGAGGGGTGATGATGAGTCAAGGGAGAAACTCTACAACCTGGCAAGGTTCAGCTCACTCATAAAGGACTACGAGCGCGTCTCCTCAGAGCCCTGCGTGGAGGGCCTAATGGAGTTCATAAGGATGGCCATGTCCCGCGGGGTCAAGAAGTACGACCAGATACTCCTGGAGAACCCCTACTCTGTCAACATGATGACAATGCACAGGGCCAAGGGCCTTGAGTTCCCGGTGGTCATAATCTGCTCGGTGTTCAATGGGAAATTACCCAGGAAGGTCCAGGGGAGGAGTGAACTCGAATTACCTGAAGAACTCCGGAGGAGCACAATAAGGAGTGATGTGATGGAGGAAGAGGAGGAAGAGGAGGAAGAGACGGAAAAGGAGGAGAGGCGCCTCTTCTATGTGGGGATGACCCGGGCCCAGGACATGCTCATAATCTCAGCAACCGGGAACCACAGGGGCCGGCTGGGTTACTCAGAGTTCATAGAGGATCTCATTGAAAGTTCAAGGATAACCAGTGACAGGCTCGGGAGGATAGACCCCGAGGATGCCAGGATAGAGATCATAAAGAACAGCTGCCAGGTGGAGGACATTGAGACCAGGGAGATCTTCAGGATCAGCTTCACAGAGCTGAACACCTACCTCACATGCCCCTTCAGGTACATGCTGCTCTATGAGTACGGCTTCGACGTTCCATCAACCAGGGACCAGCTCTACGGTATGGCGGTCCACGAGTGCCTCCGGAGGATAAACAGGCGCCTGATGCGTGGAGAGACGGTGACAGATGATTACCTTCAGGAACTGGCATCACATGCCCTCAGAGACATCGAAATGTCCCCTGATGGATTCAGAGCCTTCATATCAAAACTAAAACGCTACCTTGATGAGATAAGGTCCCGTGCATCAGAGATAGTCTCTGCAGAGAAGCCCTTCAGCATACTGAGGGACTGCTTCATGATAACCGGTCAGACAGACCTCATCATAAGGAACCTTGAAGGCGGCCTGGAGCTGGTGGACTTCAAGTCAATGTCAGGGTCGGGTATACATGCAAGGGACATCGAACTCCAGCTGGGAGTCTACAGGCACGCACTGAACCTGGACTTCGACGGCTTCCTCGCCTACACCTTTGAGGATTCAGAATGGCATGAAATAGAACCGACAGAGGACATGGAGGGGCTCCTTGAGGATGTGGCTGAGAGGATAAGACGTGAGGAATTCCCTCCAAGGGAGAACGAGCTCTGCAGTCTCTGCATATTCCACTCCATCTGCACCTCCCTCCATGGAAAACTGGAGGCAGGATCCGGTGAGGAAGATGACCTCAGAAGGGCATTCAGGGCTCTTGACCCTGAGGACATGGATGGCTATGTGGAGGCCATTGAGGGGATCACAGGATACCTCAGGGACTCATCTGATCCGGAGGTGAGGGCCAGGGCCGCAGATTACATTGGAGAGGCAGGGGATGCTGTGGCCCTTGATGCGCTGAGGGAGGCCCTCAGTGACCCTGAGGAAGGGGTCAGGATAGCTGCCAGGAGGGCCATTGAGAGGATAAAAAAGGCCCAGAGGGCCCTGAAGGAGAATTACAGGACACTCATATGTGGGAGGGACTTCTTCAGGCCAAAGAAGATCCACACCCGGGAGGGCCAGTTCGTGGTCTGCCGCGTCTGCGGCCACTCAAAGTTCCTTGAGGATGGAGTGGAGGAGGTTGTGGGTATAATAGGTGATGAGGAATACTCATGGAGACAGGAAGACAGGTTATTCATCAGTATGTGGGATGAGGAATCGAAAAGGGCGAGAAACGCAGACATCGACACCCTGTGGGTCACAGATTCCGATAACATGGACTATGGGTGGGCCATAAACGCTGTATATCAGAGACTCAAAAATGATGTGACAAGGGCAAAACCCCTCAGCGAGATACCGGTAACAATCAGGGGAGACCCTCAGATATCTGAAGAAGAAATAGATATCCTCAGAAGGTTTGGGGAAATAAGAATTGGATAG
- a CDS encoding ARPP-1 family domain-containing protein: MNETVGEYLNGLEFLKPQVSGPMEVIPVRAPGGSLSYLTLSEAMEREVLWIGEVDESGSVPQVRAVNRSSEPVLIIDGEELEGGKQNRVVNATVLLPEESGTIIPVSCVEQARWSYTSKEFRDPGRVAALNVRLTKTRTVTENLEGMAGPILDSGSEQAPEDRAVEFYRSNQGIVWDEVNRLHRRTGTESGTWALGDAYMKEADKLNKFKRPFKPVKDQKGVLVAINGTIAGLEFVSRTEAYRRLHDRIIGSYAIEAMLHERVGYGAVDPGSFIEEIMGADEKSYPSPGYGTDHRYTSDHITGSALTHWGEVVHSVFFRLGNDCNKTG; the protein is encoded by the coding sequence ATGAATGAGACCGTCGGGGAGTACCTGAATGGACTTGAGTTCCTGAAGCCCCAGGTTTCAGGGCCCATGGAGGTCATACCTGTCCGGGCTCCCGGGGGAAGTCTGAGCTATCTTACATTATCAGAGGCCATGGAAAGGGAGGTGCTCTGGATAGGGGAGGTTGATGAGTCGGGCTCGGTACCGCAGGTGCGTGCAGTGAACCGCTCCTCAGAACCCGTGCTCATAATCGATGGTGAGGAACTCGAGGGTGGCAAGCAGAACCGTGTGGTCAATGCAACAGTTCTATTACCTGAGGAATCCGGGACCATCATACCTGTGAGCTGTGTTGAACAGGCAAGGTGGTCCTACACCTCAAAGGAGTTCAGGGACCCGGGGAGGGTTGCTGCCCTGAATGTCCGCCTTACAAAGACGCGGACAGTTACAGAGAACCTGGAAGGGATGGCCGGACCCATCTTGGATTCAGGATCAGAGCAGGCACCTGAGGACAGAGCCGTGGAATTTTACCGTTCAAACCAGGGGATAGTATGGGATGAGGTGAACAGGCTCCACAGGAGGACAGGTACTGAATCAGGGACCTGGGCACTGGGGGACGCCTACATGAAGGAGGCAGATAAACTCAACAAATTCAAAAGACCATTCAAACCTGTGAAAGACCAGAAAGGTGTTCTCGTAGCTATAAACGGGACGATAGCTGGACTCGAATTTGTTTCAAGAACTGAGGCCTACAGGAGGCTCCATGACAGGATCATAGGAAGTTATGCCATTGAGGCCATGCTGCATGAGAGGGTCGGATATGGAGCCGTGGACCCGGGTAGCTTCATTGAGGAGATAATGGGTGCAGATGAGAAGAGCTACCCATCCCCCGGTTACGGTACAGACCACAGGTACACCTCAGATCACATTACCGGTTCAGCCCTCACACACTGGGGTGAGGTGGTGCACTCTGTTTTCTTCAGACTGGGGAATGATTGCAACAAGACAGGTTAG